One window from the genome of Cricetulus griseus strain 17A/GY chromosome 2, alternate assembly CriGri-PICRH-1.0, whole genome shotgun sequence encodes:
- the LOC103159795 gene encoding dolichyl-diphosphooligosaccharide--protein glycosyltransferase subunit 4-like — translation MGNRSSGVGAEWKLVRVITDMQLNIFANMLGVMLLLLVVLYHYVAANNPKKQE, via the exons ATGGGAAATCGAAG CAGTGGCGTAGGAGCCGAGTGGAAGCTAGTCAGGGTGATCACGGACATGCAGCTCAACATCTTCGCCAACATGCTGGGCGTGATGCTTTTATTGCTTGTGGTTCTCTATCACTATGTGGCAGCCAACAATCCCAAGAAGCAAGAATGA